A single Takifugu flavidus isolate HTHZ2018 unplaced genomic scaffold, ASM371156v2 ctg883, whole genome shotgun sequence DNA region contains:
- the LOC130521338 gene encoding C4b-binding protein alpha chain-like, producing MEITRTIIAVCLGLVVASQAQDCSKPVPGPNMNLKDSDIVLTTFPNGSRATFVCSLGYTPAGGSGVVTCTAGTWSQVTLHCEKKTCGSPGQVDNGEIEYLPGNEFGDKLVVKCNLGFRLVGKRELTCGDQGWLGRLPVCEVVTCDPPAGIPNGLFSPVKDVYNYREVVQYSCTGDLILSGSKSVTCSEDGTFTPGPPQCTEVECADPKVANGEWASGSRPPHKYLDTVTYRCNAGYKMEGDASMECDLNGQWTPGIPKCTAVTCSPPPTITSGTFSPQKSLYQYLETVAYSCDQGFY from the exons ATGGAGATCACTCGCACCATTATTGCAGTCTGTCTTGGCCTTGTGGTGGCGTCCCAAG CCCAAGACTGTTCAAAACCTGTTCCAGGACCAAACATGAATTTGAAGGACTCTGACATTGTTTTGACTACATTCCCAAATGGGAGCAGGGCTACTTTTGTCTGCAGTTTGGGCTACACTCCTGCAGGAGGGTCCGGGGTTGTTACGTGTACTGCTGGGACCTGGAGTCAAGTGACGCTACACTGCGAGA agaAGACTTGTGGTTCTCCTGGGCAGGTGGACAATGGAGAAATAGAGTATCTTCCAGGGAATGAGTTTGGTGATAAACTTGTGGTTAAGTGCAACCTCGG TTTTAGGTTGGTGGGGAAACGTGAACTCACCTGTGGAGATCAAGGCTGGTTGGGCAGGTTACCTGTATGTGAAG TGGTGACATGTGACCCACCTGCTGGCATTCCCAATGGCCTCTTCAGCCCTGTTAAGGACGTATATAATTATCGAGAAGTTGTACAGTACAGTTGTACAGGGGACTTGATCCTCAGTGGATCCAAATCAGTAACATGTTCTGAAGATGGAACATTCACACCGGGTCCCCCTCAATGTACTG AGGTTGAGTGTGCTGACCCAAAAGTTGCCAACGGTGAATGGGCTTCTGGTTCTCGCCCTCCCCATAAATACCTGGATACAGTGACATATCGCTGCAATGCTGGTTATAAAATGGAAGGGGACGCCAGCATGGAATGTGACCTGAATGGTCAGTGGACGCCAGGAATTCCTAAATGTACAG CAGTAACTTGCAGTCCCCCACCAACGATTACAAGCGGCACTTTCAGCCCACAGAAATCTTTGTATCAGTACCTAGAGACGGTAGCGTACAGTTGTGACCAGGGTTTTTACTGA